In Colletotrichum destructivum chromosome 1, complete sequence, the sequence AACGGGGCGGTATGAGTTGAGGTTGAGGCGGGGCAGCGATGATTGGTGCGCGCGACGGGAGAAGTAAACAAACAAGGAAGACAGCTCTTTGTCGGCAGCGTTGCTCCTGGCGACGTTGTTGTTCAGTTGCGATTTTTAGGCGGGAACAGGGGTGAAGGGGGGACGAGAGGCTAGCACGCTAGGCTTGGGGCGAGGGGTTGTTGGCAGCGGACCActggggagaggggaagtcgacgacgggctACGGGCGGCGACCGGGGTGGCTGTGGGCGGCGGTTGTCGTtgtgtaggtaggtaggtagagtGAGAGTCTGCTGCACGTGCCCACTCTTTCCGATGCCCAGGTACCTAGATAATATACATGCGCTTCAGCTGTTTTTACGATGCGATCCCTGGCTTTGGCGAGCAAGTCTATGTCCGGTGCCCCAAATGCCGATGGTGAACCACTGGGAATATGTACCGTCATGATAGTACCTACCCAGCCACTACACTAGGGCCAGCCGGTCCTCACAACAGATTGGCATGGCATCTCTCCGTCTTTTTAGTTGCTACAGCATCATCTGCAGGGAGAACAACGAAAGAAAACCCCAAAAAGCAAGCACCCGAGCCACCGGTGCTGGACGCTTGAAGAGACGGTACAGGATGCTGAGACACGTACGAATGCTCCTAGGcacaagaaaagaaaaccgGCAGGAACTGTCAAACAGCAGCCTGGTTTCTCTTAGCACCGAGCTCCCCTCCTATGGTCCACCCcctcccgtcccgtcccccttcctcgtcgtTCTCCGTTATTGacttgttgttgttgttgcacCATGATCCCTCGCCGGGCCAACAGGAGCTGAGAGCATGGGTTCTTGCAGCAGTCATCTGTTGCAGTCACTGTCaagtcatcgtcatcgtcatcctaCCCATCCCGGAGTCCACTTGGAGCAGCAGCGGTGTCGAAGCTAGCTATTCGtccctaggtaggtagttagTTTGGGTACGGAGTAGGAAATTAGCCCTTGCCCTGGACCTGGACACTCTTTGGCTCCCGCATGTCGTGCTTCTCCCCATCGCATCGTATCGTACATCGTATCGCGCACATCACCTCAGATGGGGTCGGTGGGCACTTtatcctttttttcttccttttcttcttgcttCCTGTTCCAAGAGCTGGGATCATCATGGATGAATGAATGCATGGATCCCCCTCTCTGCCCGTGCTTGCCAGGGTTGCTTGCGTGTTGTTTTCATCGCCATGCCATACCCCTCCATGGACTCCGTGGAAACGACAGAGCCTCGTCGGCTTGGGCTACTCTACTGTTATTGTGCTACCTGTCTACCCGATGCTATTGTTGCTGTCGCGCAAAAATTTGGTttgctgccgtcgacgactgCCAATGCCCGCCCATGCGACTCCCCGTCACATTCTCGTGGactttttttcccccttctggTCAGccattgttgttgttattgttaTTGTTATTACTGTTTCCCCTCCCATCTCACACTCCCGAGTCAACAACTTTGACGTGTATAAGGGTGCCCCCGTTGCAAGGCTTGACTTGATCTTGATCGCCCGGACTTTGCTCCTAGAGCCTGCTGCACCATCTCTTgtccccgcccccgccggcgcAAGGCCATTTTCGAGAAGAAATCCGGTTGGCGCCGcaatggatggatggattgACTTCCCAGTGGTCCAGCCGGACTCGACTCCagtcttcctcctcgtcctgctcctctcccccctcgtcgccgcgcgCGAGGAGCACCAAATGGCCCCCAACCGCAAAAACTGCAACCTGGCGGAGATATTAGTGCCCCTCCCCTTCAGCCCCAAGAGAGGAGCagtgaggaagagaggggcaaaaacaacaacaccccGAGCAGGTTTCCGATCCGACGCACACCATCGTGCAGGGCACCACATAGACGCCTACATGTACGATAGGTGTACGTAAGTACATCTCACAGACAAACCCGCCCGCTGGTCGTATCGACACGTAGACCGCAGAGAGGGGAACTCTAAGAGGCTCGGCGAGCTAGGCATACCCGCCGACATCGTGCGTTCTACAACCCCGTATCGTGTTTATTCCTTTCATCTCGTCCTTCCTAGCGTGCACTCCGTCGCTGCTCGTCGCACTGGGTGAAACGGCATCGTCCCCGCGCCTACTGTGTACCAGTCGCACGGCTGTTGCCGGATTTGACGCCTGTCATCCCATTCCAACCCGAGTCGTGGAGAGGTGTTCTCCTTACTTCTCTTCCCATGTTTGACTTTTGATGCGATTTACTTAccgatggatggatgccaCTGTCcctctccccatcccccccccccccctttttttttctctcttttctttttagTTCACTTCGTTTATTTCACTTTCTCCTACTGTTGAGCTCTATTCCAGTCGACACACTCATCCAGCTTGACCCCGTTGCCACCGAAACAGTCCAGCGCGCTCCCGATCGTCAGGTCCACCTTGCCCCTGCTGAGCTTCTTCACCATCTCCAGGTCCTCCAGGttcctgccgccgcccgcgtACGTGACGGGCAGGCTGCACCACTCGGCCAGCCGCTCCACGAGCCTCTCATCGATGCCCTTCTGCAGACCCTCGTTGTCCGCCGCGTGGATGAGGAACTCTGAGCAGTACGGCTCCAGCACCCTGATGGATTCTGCCCGTAGCAAAAGCTTTTCGTCAGCCGGCCCATTGTTTTGACACGTTCATTGACAGGCGCAAAAGTGAAACTTTGAAATGgcagaaagaaaacaaaaccgTCCGCGTAGCAGTAGCATCATAAAGAACGCACCTTGGTTGACCTCCATGTCCGTGATAGTCTGCCACTTGTTCATGGCCACGAACCACCTGTCAtccccgcgccgccgacagctgaggtcgatgacgagcttgtcCCTGTCGCCGCCCAGCGCCCGGAGCACCGCGTCCAGTCTCTCCTGGCTGAACCGCCCGTCCGGGAAGAGGTACGACGTGATGATAACCTTCTCGGCGCCCGCGTCGATCCACTCCTTCGCGTTCGCGTCGTTGATGCCTCCTCCGACCTGCAGCCCGCCCGGCCACGCCTTGAGCGActcccgcgccgcctcggtgTTGCCGGGCCCCAGCATGATCACATGGGCCCCCGTGAGCCCGTTGTCCCTGTACAGCCGCGCAAAGTGCGCCGGCGGGTGCTGGGACACGAAGTTGGTCTTGAGCTCCGCCGTCGTGCTATCGAGCgtgccgccgacgatctGCTTTACCTGCCCGGCGTGCAGGTCTATACAGGGGCGGAATCGCGTCATGTTTGGGCGTGTGTCGCTTTGTTCTCTGTTGGTTGATGAAGAAATTCCGCTCGAGCTGAGATCCACGGGATGCGTCACTGCTCAACCCCTCCTGCTGCTCAATTTTGTGTGGATTGTGGGGTTGCTTAGTTGCGATTTTCGGTACCGGCTTAACTTTGGTGTGCCGCCATGCCTGCCCAGTACGCTCCCGTGGCTGTTTCCGCAACTTAGATTCAGTCTTATGAAATATTCGATGGCATTTACAGGGTCTTCCTCCAGCTTTGCAAGACTACAGTCCAGGTGTATGCAATGTGGTTGCGCATTTGTGCGGGGTGTATCTGCCGGTCCAAGTTTGGGGTTGATGTTATGTGTTGACTTCGACCAAGTCCAAGCTCATGTCGGCATAACCCAACCAAGATCGAACCCACGAGACCtgggccttcttcctcttcttctttttcttcaatTGAAATGGAATGCTCCTTCTTTCAAACTGTGGAGGGAGGTAATGGACGATTACCCTTAGCCTCCACTGACCTGTCGAGCTATTAAGATGTCGCCCGTTCAAGAAACACCACCAGATGCCATTCAATCAATCGAGAAACGATTCTAGGATTTAAGAAAAGCCATTCCCTTCCAAAAATTCGGCTGCGTGTTATAGTAGTTAGGATTCCTTGTCTATTTGATTTAGTGTAAGTTGTAGGGTTGTGATGTTGGTAGCGGCTGGACTTTCGCGTGGTTGACTTCTAGTTTCGCGTCCGATCAATGCCTCGAAAGCGAACAAATCACCCATGTGGTTCCAGATAGATGACAGGGCAGCAGTTGAATCAGCGTGTGCAGCATTTGTGTCCAGACTTTACTGCTATAGTCCGAAGGGATACTTGGGCTGAGAAATATGACATGTACACCGATGAGAGTCCAAGGCTAGTTCGTGATTATTCTCCTTAGGATACTAGTAGTCAATCTCGAAGAAAACATTCAACAATCCGGCTGTGTGTTCTAGTGGATTATGATTTCTCGTTCACAAGTATGTGCACTTGATCCCGAGAAGGTCGCAGGTTCGAGCCCTGCCACGGTCATAGCCTAACactttttgttttttgtcATGATGGCCTACCAAATTGGCACTTTAATTGTTGAAGCGTATCTCTCTGTCCTACTCAGTTTTCGTGCTCTGTGAGGAGTATCTCACATCATCAGGCCAAGTGATCATCGCGCCACTTgcaccttgaccttgacgggcagcggcggcatgACCATATATGATATGTGATTTTGTCGATCTTGGATGGGTTTCTTCTTGCAAACTCATTAGCAACACGCACTCGTTCCAGTTCTATTCTTGATACGTTGTGTTTCGGTTTTCGAAAGCCGCCCAACATGACATGGCACGAAGGCTTCGTCACGTTTTCAACCAATGAAAACAGCCACATTTAAGATCTTCAACTCGAGCGCAAGACAGCTTTGTGTTATGGACAGACGACGCTTTTGAAACCAGATGCAGCAACTAGAGACAATAGAGAAAAGTCCGACCTTAGATACCCTTACCCTCGATTGTGGTATATCACTGGCTTGACAAGGCGGTTAGCGAGATTGGGGACGCTTAGGGGCGGATGACGATAGAAAAAGTCGTGCATTTCCTGTGCGGCTTCATGTGGTCCGACAAGACGGGTGTACCTCAACGAGCAAGGTAAGTTAACCGTGTTGATTTGCTTGAAGACCTGGCAATAGTAAGAAGAACTGGCAGTAAAAGAAAGGCAAGCAGGAGACATCTTGTGCAAAGCGTACTGCTCCCGAGAAAACGtccaaaacaacaacagggCGTACAGGAGTTGGTTTGCCAGAACATGAAGGATGTGAATTAGTTCTCTGGCATGGTCAGTGATCAGCCATCCCTCTCGGTCGAATCAAGTCTATCCTAACGTAGGCAACCTTGCGCAGGAAATGATTCCGGGAAAGCTGACGAAGGGCACATAGAGGAAAGTGTCAAGATTGCAAGAGTCTCTTCAGAGTTGTGGGACGGAATTGCTGGATTTATATGTTGGGAAGAGGGTGTTCCAAACCTTTGCGCAGTTCACGAATATCGATCTCGTTCAGCTCGAATGACGAAAAGGCCTCGGAGCCATGTAAATACTACGACGCATGATTGAGTCGATTCGGTATTCACTGCTCTCCAGCCTCAGATTAGAAATCaccacgaggacgacgaactAAGCTCATCGCCGAAGGACATAGTGTTCAGTCTCTTGTGAGCCCCGCGCAGTTGAGCAGGAGCAAGGACGAACTTTTTGCAACGCAGCAACCAGCCGCGATATAGATGCCCTTGATGACAGAAAAGCACTACCAGTCCACAAGAGCCCTGTTCAGGAAGCTTGGTTCCAACCAAATACCTTCCCAGCCCTACATCTAACAGACTGGGCTCTAGAGATCGGATCGTATCATCCATGGACGTAGGAATCGGTCACGAAAAACGGTTCCTGATGTTGAACAAGTCACTTGTTGGCAAATCCGGTGGTCGAGTATTGGACTTTCGGAATGCACATTTCCACACTGCGAAATAGCATCCAAACACCAGATCATCACATGTTGTTATGAGTCCGAAAGGGTATGTAGATCTCTTGGAACTGGAAGAAACTATGCTGCTTCCTACCCGTCTATAGAAAGATCTCTTTCTCATGAGTCTCAGAGAGGGAGGGCTAGAGATGGATTTAGTCACCAGTTCACACCTATCTTTCCACTCGACCTCTTCACTCGGTATCGCGGCCCCTGAAAATGATGCAGGCAATTCCTCACActttgcagcagcagccgttTGTATATGGCTCAGAGTCGAATGTCGTGCTGGTCTCGAAGCTCGGAACAACACCTCAATACCTTTGATGAATCGATACAAGTGACGCGCACGAGGGACCGGAGTGTATTCGACTCAAGGGGAGCAAGTGTTTCTGCACGATTCCCGCGTGCCCAACATTTCCACTTCGGTTCTTTTCTATTCATCGTCCCCGGACCGCAGGCGCCGATTGCCTCTTGCCCTGGTCAAACGTGATCATAATGCCGGGCCCGGAGACCTTCTCCCCCGCCCGCGCCAAAGTTCTGCTCGCTGTTTATCAGCCTAACAGCGACGAAGAACAGAACCCATGATCGACACATACCAGTTTTACCACTGATAGTCGAGATGCGAAAACCTGGGCATAAAATATACCCAGTGATCATGGGGCTATGCGGGTGAGCCCTCTTCccttcgacgtcgaggtctAACGACATGATCGATACCTTGTAGTACTGCGCACCGCGGTTTCAGAGGAACCAAACACCCTGCGACGCCCATCACTCAACAAGCTTCATCGCTGTGTGAGTCAGTGACTCGTTCACCTGAACCGTCTGATCCACAGCCGGCTCAACGGCTTTGTCAACGAGGAGACGGCGCAGCGCTTTATTCTCAAAGTCGAGGCCCTGGAcgtaggcggcggccgcgaccGAAAATCTTTCGAACCTCGGAGCGACTGACTAGGATGGCATCAAGCTACTCGTCGTTCGGGAGTTTCGAGACGTGAAGCcgcggcgtcctcgacgacttTGACATGCAGATCGGCAGCGGCTACAGGCCCCGCTCCAACGACTTCTTGGCCATCGAAGAGGGCTTACTGCGCTCGCTTGCCGCGCTCTCTGAGGAGATGCCACACCTGGGGCCGGTGAGCCGTGGCGAGAGACGCGTGTGGTTTTCGTGATTCCGGGGGCTGACGGCCAGTCATACTCTTATGTGCCCTGACAGGTTCGGAATGGACTCCACGACACCAATTTCTGGCTCACCGACTCGCAGGCGGTCAATTGCTCCCGGGGTGTCGAGTGGCCCCTTCAACATGACTGATGGATGGGGCTGGGCGTGGACAACATTTGTAGTGTCTGGTTTGAGAAGGTTGCGACATCCAAAAGACTCTGGCTGAATCTCTGACAGCACAAAGATCTCCGGGGACAAGCGGTATATGCCGCGGCAGTGGATGTG encodes:
- a CDS encoding Putative histidine biosynthesis protein, with the translated sequence MTRFRPCIDLHAGQVKQIVGGTLDSTTAELKTNFVSQHPPAHFARLYRDNGLTGAHVIMLGPGNTEAARESLKAWPGGLQVGGGINDANAKEWIDAGAEKVIITSYLFPDGRFSQERLDAVLRALGGDRDKLVIDLSCRRRGDDRWFVAMNKWQTITDMEVNQESIRVLEPYCSEFLIHAADNEGLQKGIDERLVERLAEWCSLPVTYAGGGRNLEDLEMVKKLSRGKVDLTIGSALDCFGGNGVKLDECVDWNRAQQ